The following are encoded together in the Pontibacter liquoris genome:
- a CDS encoding cold-shock protein, which yields MKTGKVKFFIESKGFGFITEDETNEDFFVHVTGLNGVEIQQHDRVEFDTQEGKKGINAVNVKRI from the coding sequence ATGAAAACAGGAAAAGTAAAGTTTTTTATTGAGTCCAAAGGCTTTGGTTTTATCACTGAAGACGAGACAAATGAGGATTTCTTTGTACACGTAACCGGCTTGAACGGAGTTGAAATTCAGCAGCACGACCGCGTTGAGTTTGACACCCAGGAAGGTAAAAAAGGAATCAACGCTGTTAACGTAAAAAGAATCTAA
- the iscX gene encoding Fe-S cluster assembly protein IscX, whose product MNKSYEPPITWNDHEDIAMALYEKFGDDFSESKIYRIRFTELLDWILSLPNFEGTREQANEGHLEQIQSAWVYEWRDNQD is encoded by the coding sequence ATGAACAAGAGTTATGAGCCGCCAATAACCTGGAACGACCACGAAGACATTGCAATGGCTTTGTACGAGAAGTTCGGGGATGATTTCTCAGAATCAAAAATTTACCGCATCCGTTTTACCGAGCTGCTGGATTGGATCCTGTCGCTGCCTAATTTTGAGGGCACCCGCGAGCAAGCCAACGAAGGGCACCTGGAGCAGATCCAGTCGGCTTGGGTGTATGAGTGGCGCGACAACCAGGACTAA
- a CDS encoding KdsC family phosphatase, with translation MSITQPDLSNISTFIFDVDGVLTDGLLYCFADGEQVRAFNIKDGFAIKHALRQGYKIAIISGKNEPGVRKRLEQLDIEDIFLGAEDKVDIFEDYLYMQGIHPATVAYMGDDMPDLEVMQRCGLRACPADAAEDIKAICTFVSTKAGGKGAVRELIEQIMKAQDTW, from the coding sequence ATGTCCATTACGCAACCAGACCTCTCCAACATTTCCACTTTTATTTTTGATGTAGACGGCGTGCTGACCGATGGCCTGCTTTACTGCTTTGCCGATGGGGAGCAGGTGCGGGCCTTCAACATCAAAGACGGCTTTGCCATAAAGCATGCCCTGCGGCAAGGGTATAAAATTGCCATCATCTCGGGCAAGAACGAGCCCGGCGTGCGCAAACGTCTCGAGCAGCTCGACATTGAGGATATCTTTTTAGGAGCCGAAGATAAAGTAGACATCTTTGAAGACTACCTCTACATGCAGGGCATTCATCCGGCTACGGTGGCTTATATGGGCGACGACATGCCTGACCTGGAAGTGATGCAGCGCTGTGGATTGCGCGCCTGCCCGGCCGATGCCGCCGAGGATATCAAGGCCATTTGCACCTTTGTATCGACCAAAGCAGGGGGCAAAGGTGCTGTAAGAGAGCTGATTGAGCAGATCATGAAGGCGCAGGACACATGGTAA